The following is a genomic window from Collimonas fungivorans Ter331.
GTGCTGCTGGAACAGCGAACCGGCCTCGCCTATGGTGAACACGTCCATCAGGCAGGGCGCCGTGCCGTTAGCGTAATATTCCGTCAACTTGCCGGCGAAACGCTGCAAGCGGATGGCGGAGACCTCGCGGCTGTTCAAGGTGGACAGCACATGCTGGGTAAACCAGGCGCCGACCGCTCCCATGGCGGCGCTCGCCATGTCTTCCTTGCCATTCGGGAAATAATGGTAAAGACTGGACCGGCCCAGTCCGGTGGCTTCAGACAGGCGCGACAGGCTGCTGCCCTCATAGCCGTAGCGGCGGAAAGCGGCAAGAATGCGGTCGACAACCTGGTCGCGGGTGAGAGTGGCTACTGGCATAAAATTCAGACCTGACGTTTGTACCGAATGTTCGTTGCTATCAATGTAGAGGTGAAATACCAAAACAGCAAGGGCATCTGTGCAAAATCCGCGCGCGTGATCCGCAATCTGGGGGAAGTGCAATAATAGTTGCTTAGCTAATTATATTTATCTAGAATAAAGCCATGTTCGATCACTGCCTCTATTTCAACACCACTGCGCTGGCGCGCGTCGTCGAGCGCGAGTGGAATGCTGCCTACCAGCCGTTCGACCTGACTGCGCCGCAGGGTTTCGTCTTGCGCGCAGTGTTGAGGCAGCCGGGCCTGCTCAATAGCGAACTGGCCGGCATCTTCGGCATTGCCCGGCCGACGGCGACCCGGCTGCTGGATGCGCTGCTGGCCAAGAATCTCATCGAACGTCGCCCTTCTGCCGCCGACGGCCGTGAATGGAATATCTTTCCGACCGCGGCGGCGCTGGCGCTGGACGAACCGATCAACGCCGTCAGCGCGGAACTGGCCCAGCGTCTGCGCGGGCAGATGGGAGGCGAGCGCTTTGACGATTCGATCAGCGCCCTGCGCGGAGTCAGGGAAAGCATCGGCTGATTGCCGGGACGCAGCAGGCAAGCCAGCCTTAATTTTTATCCAATTAGTTGTCTAGCTAACTTATTTGGGAAGGAATCGCCATGCCAGCCATTTCAAGGGATGTGCAGAAAACCGCGGGACGCCACGCCATGCTGGCGGCGCTGGCAGTTGCCGCTGCGGCGGCCGGAATCATCCTGTACTTCTTCGCCGAGCCAGGCCTGCTGGATAGCCAGGGTGCTTGCCTGGCGGCGCATGCGGCCGACTACGGCGTCACCACGCAGCAACTGCGCAGCGACGTCAGCCGTCAGCCGGAACTGGTGGCGGCGCTGTCGTCCTGTTCCGGCATGGCGCCTTAGTTGCAACAGGGCGCACCCAGCGCCACGCCAAGATGCATAGCCGATGCCTTGCCGTTCAGGTATTGGGTTTGATGATACCCATCATGACCGCTCTGCTAATTGCATGGCGGGTACTGTAGACGCCCAGCTTCATCGCCACATTCTTCATGTGGAAATACACGGTGCGCTGCGATATGCCCAGGATCAGGCCGATTTCGCTGCTGGTCTTGCCGTCGGCGCTCCAGCGCAGGCATTCGAGTTCGCGCGCCGACAGGATCGGTTCCTGGTTCGGCGCCACCTTGCGCCACAAGCGTTCAGCCGCTTCCTGCAGATAGACGCCGAGCAGCAGGGCGTCGGCCTGGGCCGCGGTAGACATCACCGCCGGACCCGCCGCATTGCTATAGAAATCGAGGCGGCTCGCCGTATGCTTGCTGTGCAGCGCCACGCTCATGCCCTGCGTGACGCCCTTGGTCTTCAACAAGGGATAGATCTGTCCGCCGTGCAGCAGGCACAACTGGTCGACCTGCCAGTTCAGCGGCAGGCAGGAACGCACCAGATGCTGCCGGACCGGATCGGTCTTGTCGTCTGCCGGCTGGCCGAACTGCTGCAGCATGGCGCTTGGCAGGCTGCCGAACAGCTGCACCTGCGCCACGCCGTTGACGCCGGCGATCTCCATCCGCAACATGAAATCGCACATGCCGAGCTGCGCCAGCAGCCGTTGCATGCATGCGCGCAGCTGCTCCCAGTCGGGAGCCTGCACGACCTGCAGCAGGTCGGGAGCGGATAATCGAGGAGCGGTTTCGCTTCGCAGCATGGGATGGGGGTTCTATGATTTTATGTCGGCGGACTGGTCGCGCAAGAAATCCGCCAAGGAATAAAAGGGTTCGCGTAAATAATGGGTCGGGAAATCAAACAGCGCCCAATAGTAGTCCTGGGCGCCGAAACAAATCTGGGCCGGCAGACAGTATGATAGCCAATCGTGGCGCAACGCGTCGGTATACATGCCGCCGCTGTCGGAAAAGAACGGCACCAGCCGCATTTCGCGCAGGCCGGTCAGCAATTCCAGCGGCGCGCCGTAGTCTTGCGCCACCTCCAGCTGCGACATCAGGCTGGCTTCGGTTTCCACCACCATCAGCGTTGCCTTGCCCTGCATGTCGAAGAACAGGATGCCGGTCGGGTTGGGAAACAGGTAATACTCGACAAAGCCGTGCCGTTTGCACAGCTGTTCGACCAGCGTTTCCAGCGCCGGGTCCGACAGGAACGTATAGGAATGGCGCGACAGCAGGTCTTTCAGCGTCAGCGACTGGGCATGGAAGAATTCCTTTTGCAGGCTGCGGATTTCCAGTTCCAGGTGGTCGAGCGCATCGTGGTCGCTTTTCTTGATGAAGCGGTCGATCAGGCCGCGGTTGAAGGCGTCGATTGCGATCTTTTCGTCGGCCTGGCCGGTAAACAGGATCTTCTTGCAAGGCAGGTCCTGCACCGCCTGGCAAAACGCCAGGCCGTTCATTTGCGGCATGGCGTAGTCGATCACCAGCACCGACGGCAGCAGGAAACGGCGGCGGTTCATCGATTGCCGGTAAATCTGCTCGATATCTACCGCCACCGTGCGCCGTTCGAACGAGAACGCCTGTTCATCGTAATTGACCCGGATCGACTGGCTCTTGCTGGGCGAATGGCGATAGGCGTCGCGCAGCCACTCGAGGGCGGCCTGGGTATCGTGGAACACCTTGCGCGCCATGTGCGGCGGCAGCTGGAAAGCCAGGCTGTCGAGGAAACTCTGGCTATCGTCGATCAGGATAGTCAGGGTCGGATGTTGATAAACAGGTAATGAAATATTCATGTCAGGGGCATTGCCGGCGCAAGGATGGCGTTTGCGCTTGGTCTGGAAAGACAGTTAATTTAACAGAGAGCGCATGTCTGCTGCTTTTTGTTGCACTATGGGTGGAAAATCCAGCACAAAAATGGTGTAGCGGAGCGGACGTGAAACCACGCGTATGCGCGCCCCCCAGGCTTCCAGCACGTCCTTGCAAAAAGCCAGCCCGATGCCGGTGCCGCTGGATTCGGGATAGGCGTAAAAGCGTTCGAAAATCTGCGAGGTGCGGCCTGCCTCTATGCCGCAGCCGGTATCGATGAACAGCAGCCTTGGCCTCGGGCGGGTGCCGTCCAGCACAATCCGGATCCGGCCCTTGCCGACGCGCTGGATCGAAGTCAAGGCATTGCGCAGCAAATTGATCAGGACCATCGAACACAGCTCGACCTGTCCCAGCAGGCGAAAATCGGAGCGGATCGTGATGGCCACCAGCTCACGCTGTTCCTGGTTGACGAACGGATAGCGCTGCATCATCAGTTCCACCACTGCAGCCATCGACACGATGTCCTTCGGCACCAGGTTTTCCCTGCCGGTCGAGGCGCTCAGCAGGAACAGGTCGATTACGTTGTTCATGTGGCGGACTTCGAGTTCGATCCGGGCCAGCGCCTTTTCCATCGGCACCTGGCTTGGCGTCGCCTGCGGCGCGTTCTCCTGAAGCAGCCGGCTCAAGCCGCGCGCATTGGCGTTGATGCTGCGCAAAGGCGTGCGCAATTCGTGCGATACGGTCGCCAGCGCGGTCGCCATGCCGGCCAGCTTTTCCCGCGCCAGGACTTTTCTGCCGACCTTGGCGAGCGACACCGTGAATACCGCGAACAGCTGGATCGGCACTTGTTCCAGCATCTCCGGACGGAGCGGCATGAGGCTGCCGTGGACTACTGAATAAACAACGTAAGCGAGCAGGGTTCCTATGACATACGACAGGAAGGCCAGGGCGGTGTCGAAGTGGAACAGGAGGATCAGTCCGATCAGCAGCGACTGGCCCCATATCGCTGAACCGTCATTCATGAGGAACATGAACGTGAAAAAAAACGGCAGGCCGAAGGTCAGGCAAACGAAAAAATAAGCCGCCAGCCATTTTCTCTGGCGCAGGTGGCGAATCAAGATGATCGGCCCGCAGAGCGCGACGCAAAACAGGCGCAGGCTGAGGTTTTCGTACGGCTGCGGAAACCAGTACGCCCAGACCACGTAATACAGCGGCATGCCGATCACGGCGACCCACGCCAAGATCGCTACGCGGTTGGCCATGTCATTGAATTGAGTATTGATGCTCAGCCACCAGCGGCTTGCCGCGCGCTCCCAAGCCCGCCAGCGCTTGCTTTTCCAGCTGCTAATGTTTTCAATCATGATGTATCAGATATTAGGCCTATTGGATTTGATGCGGGGTCGTTGCGAGGCGACGCTAAGTTAGCGATGTGCTAAGTCCAATTGCATAACCTGATTCCACGTTCCAGACAGGGACATGGCGGCTCTGTTTGGTTTTTCATCTGAAAGTATAGGGGAGAAAATCATGCCATTAACAGAAAGCTACCACGAACCTTTGATTTTGGCAGCAGAGCAGCGCCTGCCAGCCTTCGTATCCACCCGTCTGGACGAGTATTACACGGATCGCATGGAAAAATTGTGGGGCGGCGAACACTTGCTGCACTGGAGTTCACCTGGACCGAACGCTATTTATTTATCTAGCAACGATTATCTGTGCATTGCCGCGGAACCGAGGCTGATCGAGGCGCAGGCAGCGTGCCTGTTGCGCGGTGAAGCCGACCTGCTGATGTCGACAGTGTTCGTGCGGGAAGGCAGCGCCCAGCCGTGCCTGGAAAAAAAAATGGCAAATTTCATGGGGGCGGAAGACGGCTTGATCACGCAGTCCGGCTGGAGCGCCAATGTCGGCCTGCTGCAAACCATAGCCGGTCCCGGCGTGCCGGTCTACCTGGACATGCAGGCGCATGCTTCCTTATGGGAGGGGGTGCATGCGGCCCAGACGCGGCCGGTGCCGTTCTTGCACAATGAGGTTGAGCATCTGCGGCGCCAGGTGCTCAAGCACGGCGCCGGCGTGATTGTGGTCGATTCGGTCTACAGCGTCAGCGGCAGTGTGGCTCCGCTGCGTGAAGTGCTGGCTGTCGCCGAAGAAAGCGGCAGCATCCTGGTGGTGGACGAATCGCATTCGCTCGGCACGCACGGTCCCGCGGGGGCCGGTCTGGTGGTGCAGATGGGCTTGGCCGATCGTGTTCATTTTCGTACTGCATCGCTGGCCAAGGCTTTCGGCGGACGGGCTGGATTCATCACCTGTTCCAGTAAGTTCAAAGGCTACTTCCTGTCCACCTCGCGTCCGGCCATTTTCAGTTCCTGCATGCTGCGGCATGAGCTTGCCTGGTTCGACGCTGCGCTCGATTTCATCCGCAACGCGGATGAGCGGCGTCTTGCCTTACATCGCAACGCACGCCGCGTACGCGACGGTTTGAACAAGTTGGGCTACAACGTCAGCGACGGCACGGAGCAGATCATTGCGCTGGAAGCCGGAACCGAGCCGAAGACGCAGGTGCTGCGCAAGGCGCTGGAAGCGGAGGGCATTTTCGGCGCGGTTTTTTGCGCCCCGGCGACACCCAAGAACCGCTCTCTGGTCCGGCTGACGCTCAACTCTGGCCTGACCGAAGTGGAAATCCGGCAGATCTTGCAAGCCTGTGCGGCGATTCGTGAAAAAGTGCAGTTGGCCGACTGGTCATCCAGCAAGCGCAAGGCTGCAGCCGCTGTCAGCTGACCTCGCCGGCTGACTTCCCGGAGCTCGGAGTCTGCGGGAGGAGCTCAGCCATGTTTCAGGACCAGGCGCCGCACCGTGTTCCAGCTTCTGGTGGTAGCCGGCAACCCGAGCAGCTTTTCCAGGAAAGCGTTCGGGCTGCCCGGACTGCTGCCGATTTTCCTGCTGACGCTCAGCGCTTCCGAGCCGGTGCAATGGAATATCTCAAGGTCGCGCCGCTTCGACTCCAGCGGCAGCGCAGCCGGCATGACACTGTCGGCATGCAGGAAAGAGATACAGCATTCGTAAACATCGCCGCGTTCGATGGCGGCGAACAGATCCAGCGCCACCAGCCCGGCGAGATAGTCGATGCTGCGGATGTATGCCGGTTCCCTGAGGCCGCATTCCGCTTGCAGGATCTGGCGCGCCAAGGCCAGGACTTTCATCGCACGAGCCTCGCTCTTGACGGTAAAAACCACGGTGCCGTTGGTCAGGAATGACGCGGCGGCGCTGGCGCCGGCGCTGATGAACGCCGCTTCCAGCTGGGCCTTGCTTGGGCAGTTGGGCCGCCCCAGGTTGAGGTTGCGGAAAAAGGCAGCGTACTTCACGCCATCGGGTTTGCCGGCCGGCGTCATTTTTGCGCCCGCACCAGCAAATTGATCTTTGCCGCGGCGGCCAGCAGCATCGGCAGGCAATGTTCAAGCAGGTGCGCCGGGGTTGGATTATTCACCTGGCCGCTGAGATTGATGGCGGCCACCACCCGGCCGTTGCGATCGAACACCGGCGCGGCCAGCGAGACCAGGCCCGGCTCCAGTTCTTCATTGACCATGCACCAGCCTTGGATTCGCACCTGCCGGATGATTTCCAGCAGCCGCTGCGGATCGACCACCGTTTGCGCCGTATGCGCCGGCAACGAGGCGGCGGCCAGGCGCTGCACTAGGGTTTCGTCCGGCAAACCGGCCAACAGCACGCGGCCCAGCGAAGTGGCGTAGGCCGGCAAGCGGCTGCCGACGCCCAGGTTGATCGACATGATCTTGTGCGCCGGCACCCGCAGCACATACACGATGTCGTCGCCGTCCAGCACGGCGGCGGAGCAGGACTGGCGCAGGCTTTGCACCAGGTCTTCCATCACCGGCTGGGCCTGGGTCCAGACCGGCAGCGACGACAGGTAGGCAAAACCCAGTTCCAGCACTTTCGGCGTCAGGCGGAACAGGCGGCCATCCATTTCGACATAGCCCAGGTGCAGCAGGGTCAGCAAGATGCGGCGCGCGCCGGCGCGGGTCAGTCCGGCGCCGGCCGCGACTTCGGTCAGCGTCTGCGCCGGCGCCCGGGCGCCGAAGCTGCGCAGCACCGCCAGTCCGCGTGCGAAGGACTGGACATAGCTGTCGCCAGGTTTGGGATCGCTGACATCGGACGGATTCGGCATGGCCATGCTTTCATTAAAGTTGTAGTACGCAAGATGCAACGCGCAGGCGTAAAACGGCCCAGGCGCAAAGATGAGCGAATAAGCAGCGGTTGACATTGGCCTGCCAGCTGACTATTCTTTTGAAATAAGTTCTTTATACGAATATTTGTTCATTATAAGAACTTTATTATATTTTTCAACTGAAAAGTTCGTAAAAACCATGATCAATAAAATTATTCCTTCGGTCGAACAGGCGCTTGCCACTATTCATGACGGCGCCACGGTCATGATCGGCGGTTTCGGCGGCGCCGGACAGCCGGCGGAACTGATAGACGCGCTGATCGCGCAGGGTGCGCGCGACCTGGTGATCGTCAACAACAACGCGGGCAACGGGGAAACCGGATTGGCGGCGCTGCTGAAGGCGAGGCGGGTGCGCAAGATCATCTGCTCTTTCCCGCGCCAGGCCGATTCGCAAGTTTTCGACGGCCTGTATCGCGCCGGCGAGCTGGAGCTGGAGCTGGTCCCGCAAGGCAACCTGGCGGAACGGATCCGCGCCGCCGGCGCCGGCATCGGCGCCTTTTTTACGCCTACCGGCTACGGCACGGAACTGGCCAAGGGCAAGGAAACCCGCGAAATCAACGGCAAGATGTATGTGCTGGAACATCCGATCCACGCGGATTTCGCTCTGATCAAGGCCGAATGCGGCGACCGCTGGGGCAACCTGACCTACCGCAAGACCGCGCGCAACTTCGGCCCCGTCATGGCCAGCGCCGCCAAGGTAACGATCGCCTCGGTGCACGAAATCGTCGAGCTCGGCAGCCTCGATCCCGAAAGCGTGGTTACGCCCGGCCTGTACGTCCAGCGGGTGGTGCAGGTGCCGCGCAGCGCAACCGGCCCGGCCGGTTTCAAGGCTGCATGAATAAGCAGAGGACAATGAGAAGAGGACATGATGAACCAGTCGATAAATAAGTGGAGCAGGGAACAGATGGCGGCGCGCGTGGCGCAGGACATACCCGACGGCGCCGTGGTCAACCTGGGAATCGGCTTGCCGACGCTGGTGGCGAACCAGTTGCCGAGCGACCGTGAAGTGATCCTGCACAGCGAGAACGGCGTGATCGGCATGGGCCCGGCGCCGGCCGCCGGCGAGGAAGACTACGACCTGATCAACGCCGGCAAGCAGGCGGTGACGCTGCTGCCGGGCGGCTGTTATTTCCACCATGCCGACAGCTTCGCCATGATGCGCGGCGGCCATCTGGATGTCTGCGTGCTGGGCGCATTCCAGGTGTCGGCCGGCGGCGACCTGGCCAACTGGCACACCGGCGCCGCGGATGCGATTCCCGCTGTCGGCGGCGCCATGGACCTGGCCATAGGCGCCAAAAAAACCTATGTGATGATGGAGCATCTCACCAAGACCGGGGAAAGCAAGCTGGTCGCGGCCTGCAGTTATCCGCTCACCGGGATTGCTTGCGTGAGCCGCATCTATACCGACCTGGCGGTGATCGACCTGAGCGCCGACGGCGCCAGGGTAACCGCCATCGTCGACGGCCTGTCGTTCGAGGAGCTGCAGCAGCTGACCTCGGTGCCGCTCGTCATGGCCTGACTAACCGATCCAGGAGAAACCATGTCCCACGCTTTCATTTGCGATGCCCAGCGCACACCCTTCGGCCGTTATGGCGGTGCGCTGGCCAGCGTGCGCGCCGACGATCTCGGCGCGATTCCGATCCGCGCCCTGATGGCGCGCAATCCCCAGGTCGACTGGCAAGCGGTGGCCGATGTCATCTACGGCTGCGCCAACCAGGCCGGCGAAGACAACCGCAACGTGGCGCGCATGTCGGCGCTGCTGGCCGGCTTGCCGCTGGAAGTGCCGGGGGCGACCCTGAACCGCCTGTGCGGATCGGGCCTGGACGCGCTGGGCACGGCGGCGCGCGCCATCAAGAGCGGCGAGGCCGGCCTGATGATTGCCGGCGGCGTCGAGAGCATGAGCCGGGCGCCGTTCGTGATGGCCAAGGCCGAGAGCGCGTTTTCGCGCAGCGCCAGGATCGAAGACACTACCATCGGCTGGCGCTTCGTCAACATCCTGATGAAGCAGCAGTACGGCGTCGATTCGATGCCGGAGACCGCGGAAAATGTCGCTGCCGAATACGGCATCAGCCGCGCCGACCAGGACCAGATGGCGCTGGCCAGCCAGATGAAAACGGTAGCGGCGCAAAACGCCGGCTACTTCGACAGCGAAATCACGCCGGTTGCAGTCCCGCAGAAAAAAGGCGAAACCATCATCGTCGATAAAGATGAACACCCGCGCGCCACCAGCCTGGAAGCGCTGGCCAAGCTGAAACCGGTGGTCAGGCCGGACGGCAGCGTCACCGCGGGCAATGCCTCCGGCGTCAACGACGGCGCTTGCGCACTGCTGTTGGCCGACGAAACCAACGCCGCGAAACATGGCCTGGTGCCGAGGGCCCGGATCGTCGCCATGGCTAGCGCCGGCGTTGCGCCGCGCCTTATGGGCATGGGCCCGGCGCCGGCGACGCTGAAAGTGCTGGCGCTGACCGGCCTGAACCTGGCCCAGTTCGATGTGATTGAGCTCAATGAAGCGTTCGCCGCCCAGGGGCTGGCGGTGCTGCGCCAGCTCGGATTGCAGGACGACGACCCGCGCGTCAATCCGAACGGCGGCGCCATCGCGCTCGGCCATCCGCTGGGAGCTTCCGGTGCGCGCCTGGCCGCCACCGCAGTCAACCAGCTGCAGCGCATTCAGGGCCGCTACGCGCTGTGCACGATGTGCATCGGCGTCGGCCAGGGGATTGCGGTGGTGCTGGAACGGGTCTGATTGCGGGCGGACGGGAAAGCAGCTGCGGCGCGTGGTATAAAACCGGATATGTCCTAAACATCTTATCTGCCCATGAGCTATCTCTGCGACGCCTCCCGCGCAACCCTGATCATTGTCGACCTGCAGGAAAAACTGATGCCGGTGATCGATGACGGCGCGCTAGTCTTGCAGCGTGCGGTGCTGCTGGCGCAGGCCGCGGGGTTGCTGGGCATTCCCGTGATCGGCACCGCGCAGCAGCCGTTGCGGCTGGGGCGCACCGTCGCGCCCATTGATGCGTTGCTGGACCGGACCATAGAAAAAACCAGCTTCGATGCCTGCGCCCAGGCTCCATTCATGGCGGCGCTGTGCAATGGCCGGGACGAGCTGGTGGTGCTGGGCTGCGAAGCCCATGTCTGCGTGCTGCAGACGGTGCTGGGGTTGCTGCACCGGCAGCGCCGGGTAAAGCTGGTCAGCGATGCGATCGGTTCGCGCCGCGGCAGCGACAAGCAAGCGGCGATCGGCCGCGCCTGTGCCGCCGGCGCTGAAATCGTCAGCAGCGAAATGCTGATGTTCGAATGGATGGGCAATAGCGACCATCCGGAATTCCGCAAAATACTCAAGCTGATCAAGTAGCCCGGCGGGCGGTCGCCTTGCGCGATATGCGCCGCCAGGAAAACACAGGCATTTCCTGTCCACGGATTCAGCCATCCCTTATGTATTTTTCACTCGAAATGATCAAAAATATATCGAACAGTTTGATAACCACCAGCATGGTATGGACGATATGGATCTGCGAGAAGAGCATTGGCAAAAACTGAAACCGCTGCTGCTGGGAGGAGATGCTGACCCCGGCGCCACCGGCCGCGACAACCGCCTGTTCCTGCAAGCCATTTTGTGGGTGGTGGAGAGCCGTTCGAAATGGTCGGCGCTGCCGCCGGAATTCGGCCGCTGGCAGACCGCCTATGTGCGTTTCATGCGCTGGAACCAGGCCGATATCTGGCGCCAGCTGGCGAATCGCCTGAGCGACGACAGCGAACTGCAAAGGAAGCTGGAAGCGATCGTCGCGTTTGGCGACGAATACACGCGGCGCGCAACACAAAGGCTGACGAACAAGGGCAACCGGGACGCTTACAGTTCGATGCTGGGCAAAGCGGCCCGGCAAAAACCCTGTGTTTCAATCGAAGAAAATACGATGGCCGGCGCCGGTTCCAACTGGATATGGCTGCTGACCCGCAAATGAGCCGGCTGCCGTAAACGCTGCGCAGCCGGTCAAATTTTTCAGCCGCGGTTGCGCGAGAATTTTGCGGTCAGCTGGTTCAGTTTTTCCGCATGCTGGCGCGCTGCTTTTTCGGCGGCTTCCTGGGCCGCTTCGGCGGCGCGCTGGGCCTTGCGCTGTTCGGCGTTTTTCTTGAAACGTTCGCGCAGCGTCTCGGTGGCATGGGTGCGATGGACTTCCGTCACTTCATCCGTGCTGTTGCCTTCGAGGTCGAACCGGTGCGTCGCTTTTTCCATCCCCTTGAGATAGCGCAGCGAGTTGGTGTGCATGCCGAGCGCTATGCGCAAAGTCTTGCGGTTGAGTTCAGGCGTCAGGGCGATGAGCTGCTTGTCGATGCCGATCGCGAGCGGCTGGTAATCGCGGAATACCGCGAATTTTTCCTGGAGTTCCTTGAGCAGAACGCGAGCGGTTTGAACAGGGTTAGGAGTGGTTGCAACAGCAGGTGTATTCATTGACAACAAAAGCGTTATGTTTTAGAACGCTCAGGATATCACGGAGATGCCTTGAAACTCTTGCCGGGGCCGTGTTTTCGGGGCTTAAGCGCTGTTTTTATGCAGCTTGTTGTTCTGCGGAGAACTGTAAAGCCGCGAATCTGCATCACAACCACTCTATCGTGCATTGCATCATCGACATACTGTCAATATTGCGAGGCAGGGCTCTAATTGCCCGCCAGCGCCAATAATCTTTGCGCACAAATCCTGACGGCGTCGCGCAATTGCGGCGGATGGCGGATCTCGAATGCGAACGGCAGCCGCGCCAATTGCCTGGCAAACCAGTCGAGATCGTCCGACTGGTTATGGACCAGCACGCCATCGGCGGTCTGCTCGAAGATGCCGATGGCGTCGAACAGATGGTCGCGCGCCGACTTGAGATCGGTCTTGAGCAATACCTCTATCGCAAACGCGCGCGGCATGGTGGCGACCGAAAACGCCAGGTGGGCCAGGGCGTCGAAACTGGCCGGGCGGATAAAACTTTGTTCCAGCAGCTGCACCTGGCGGATCCGGTCCAGCCGGAACGAGCGCAGGTCCTGGCGCAGATGGCACATGCCCGCCACGTACCAGCGGCCGCTGCGATACACCAGGCCATAGGCGTCGAAATCGCGCTCGCTGTCGTCGCCGCCGGCGCTGCGGTAATGCAGATGCACGCGCTGCCTGTTTTGCGCCGCCGCGCTAAGCGCCACCAAGGCAGCGTTGTCGGCCGGCGAGACGGCTTGCGACAGGTCGAGCTTGACTGTCTCGTCGACGGCGCTGACGCGGCGCTTCAGGTTGGCCGGCATGATCCGTTCCAGCTTGGCCTGGGCGCTCGCCACGGCCGGCGCCGCTTCGGCCAGGCCCAGGCTGCGCGCCGCCAGCAAGCCGATCGACAAGGCCAGCGCCTCGTCGTCGGTAAACATCATCGGCGGCAGCTTGAAGCCGGCGATCAGCGCATAACCGCCGTGGCATCCGCGATCGGTTGTGATCGGGATTCCCATTTCTTCCAGGGTCACGATGTAGCGGCGCAGCGTGCGGCTGTCGACCTCCAGGCGCGACGCCATCTCGGCTCCGCTCATCCGGCCATGGGTTTGCAGCAGTTCCAGCACTGCCAGCACGCGTGTGGTTGGGTGGTACATGCTTAGGCCCCGTTAGGCAATAAGTTGAACATTTGTGCTGGCCGTAGCTGGCGCGCTGCTGCGTTGCCCACCACTTGCAGTGCTCGCACTGCAGCGCATCGGGCGCCTTGCATCGCATCCAGCT
Proteins encoded in this region:
- a CDS encoding 3-oxoacid CoA-transferase subunit A — translated: MINKIIPSVEQALATIHDGATVMIGGFGGAGQPAELIDALIAQGARDLVIVNNNAGNGETGLAALLKARRVRKIICSFPRQADSQVFDGLYRAGELELELVPQGNLAERIRAAGAGIGAFFTPTGYGTELAKGKETREINGKMYVLEHPIHADFALIKAECGDRWGNLTYRKTARNFGPVMASAAKVTIASVHEIVELGSLDPESVVTPGLYVQRVVQVPRSATGPAGFKAA
- a CDS encoding 3-oxoacid CoA-transferase subunit B, which codes for MNQSINKWSREQMAARVAQDIPDGAVVNLGIGLPTLVANQLPSDREVILHSENGVIGMGPAPAAGEEDYDLINAGKQAVTLLPGGCYFHHADSFAMMRGGHLDVCVLGAFQVSAGGDLANWHTGAADAIPAVGGAMDLAIGAKKTYVMMEHLTKTGESKLVAACSYPLTGIACVSRIYTDLAVIDLSADGARVTAIVDGLSFEELQQLTSVPLVMA
- the pcaF gene encoding 3-oxoadipyl-CoA thiolase, which encodes MSHAFICDAQRTPFGRYGGALASVRADDLGAIPIRALMARNPQVDWQAVADVIYGCANQAGEDNRNVARMSALLAGLPLEVPGATLNRLCGSGLDALGTAARAIKSGEAGLMIAGGVESMSRAPFVMAKAESAFSRSARIEDTTIGWRFVNILMKQQYGVDSMPETAENVAAEYGISRADQDQMALASQMKTVAAQNAGYFDSEITPVAVPQKKGETIIVDKDEHPRATSLEALAKLKPVVRPDGSVTAGNASGVNDGACALLLADETNAAKHGLVPRARIVAMASAGVAPRLMGMGPAPATLKVLALTGLNLAQFDVIELNEAFAAQGLAVLRQLGLQDDDPRVNPNGGAIALGHPLGASGARLAATAVNQLQRIQGRYALCTMCIGVGQGIAVVLERV
- a CDS encoding isochorismatase family protein, producing MSYLCDASRATLIIVDLQEKLMPVIDDGALVLQRAVLLAQAAGLLGIPVIGTAQQPLRLGRTVAPIDALLDRTIEKTSFDACAQAPFMAALCNGRDELVVLGCEAHVCVLQTVLGLLHRQRRVKLVSDAIGSRRGSDKQAAIGRACAAGAEIVSSEMLMFEWMGNSDHPEFRKILKLIK
- a CDS encoding transposase, with the protein product MDLREEHWQKLKPLLLGGDADPGATGRDNRLFLQAILWVVESRSKWSALPPEFGRWQTAYVRFMRWNQADIWRQLANRLSDDSELQRKLEAIVAFGDEYTRRATQRLTNKGNRDAYSSMLGKAARQKPCVSIEENTMAGAGSNWIWLLTRK
- a CDS encoding ProQ/FINO family protein → MNTPAVATTPNPVQTARVLLKELQEKFAVFRDYQPLAIGIDKQLIALTPELNRKTLRIALGMHTNSLRYLKGMEKATHRFDLEGNSTDEVTEVHRTHATETLRERFKKNAEQRKAQRAAEAAQEAAEKAARQHAEKLNQLTAKFSRNRG
- a CDS encoding helix-turn-helix transcriptional regulator; amino-acid sequence: MYHPTTRVLAVLELLQTHGRMSGAEMASRLEVDSRTLRRYIVTLEEMGIPITTDRGCHGGYALIAGFKLPPMMFTDDEALALSIGLLAARSLGLAEAAPAVASAQAKLERIMPANLKRRVSAVDETVKLDLSQAVSPADNAALVALSAAAQNRQRVHLHYRSAGGDDSERDFDAYGLVYRSGRWYVAGMCHLRQDLRSFRLDRIRQVQLLEQSFIRPASFDALAHLAFSVATMPRAFAIEVLLKTDLKSARDHLFDAIGIFEQTADGVLVHNQSDDLDWFARQLARLPFAFEIRHPPQLRDAVRICAQRLLALAGN